Below is a window of Cytophaga hutchinsonii ATCC 33406 DNA.
TTTTTCTGCAGGTCCTGTGTGCGAATGGCGACTTTTGTTTCCAGTTCTTTATTTACACGGTCCAGAATAACCTCTTTCTCTTTTAACTCAGAGATCAGGGTATTTTTTAACGATTCATTTTCTTTTAACTGATTTATTGCCTGATACTGTAATAATTCCCGGTGATGCCTTTCAATACGAATTCTGTCTCCCAATGCAATGGATAAAATTACTACTTCAATTAAAAATCCAAAGTTGAAACTGTATACAGTAAACAAGGTTACAGGCACCAGATCAAACATACGTAAAACAAAAATCACAAAACTAATAATGATCATTGTGTATGCAAGGATGAAAAAGCGTGCGTATTTTTCTCCTTTTAAATAGATCTGAAAAGATACAAGGTAAATTAAAATAAAAGGAATCAGGTAGACAAATGGATAGAATACACGAGTACCGGAAACAAATTTTTCAACTACGTAGAAAATTATATACAGAAAATAAAAAATAATAATCAGGTAACTGAATTTGGAAGAAAACTGAGTAATCTTCAGGAAAGAATAGGAATAGATCATAAAAGCCGTAACCAAAAGGGGAGGTGTACCTAACATAACCCAGCTGTTAATAACCGGCAAATTCGGCCAGATATATTGAAACCCAAGTCCATCCTCTGAAAAGGAGTTTAGGGCACAGCAAAGCGTATAAAATACATAAAACAGATATACCAAATCCTTTGTGTTAAAGTATAGGAATAGATTATAGATGGCCATTATAAGCAAAACACCATAGAAAAATCCTAATAGAACATACTCCCTTAATGCATAGCCGCTAAAAAATGTAGTTTCCCGAACAAAAACCGATAGACTGGATGTATTGTTGGAATTAATGACGGCATAAAAAGTTTCAATGGAATCTTTGGGAGTACGTACATTAAATACAAAGTTTTTATGATTAAACTCTTTATTTGAAAATGGGTAATCAAACCCGGAAGCTAATGTTTTCTCAAAAGAACCATCTGGTAGTTTTCTGTAAAAAATTATTTTGGAAATATGTGGATCCGGAAATTCTACGAGCCAGTTTTTAGTAGCATTGACATTTTTTAGCCTGAACATCAGCCAGTAATTCACATTTAATTTACTGGTATAAAAAGCATCTTTAGCAGTTTTTTTAAAAGCAGAATCGTATTTTCCACTAATAATGTCTTGAAAAGAGAGGTTATTTGTTGTATCAATAAATGAATATACATCGGTAGACAAAAGTGATACATGATTAGTTGTGTCTATTATCTTATAATCCTGCGCTTTTAAATCTACCTTTATTACAAATAAAACAAGGAAAAAAACTATAAAACGAACTGTGGTACTTAATTGATAAATCACGATTTTGTATTATGTAAATGTGTTGATATTCAGATAATAAATGTGGTACTAAAATAGTATATTGATTTAAAGAAAACAATCCAAAATTACTTTTTTTTTGCTTTTTATCCCCAAAAATGGAACACCTTTCCCTGCAAAACAGTATTATTGTTTAAATGACAAAAAATATGAAAAAAATAGGTTTATTTATTTCAATAGTGTTTAGTTCACTGCTTGCAAATGCGCAAACGGGCACCGGAGATGATTTCGATAGAGCCGGAACGGGAACGACGGGCATGGATGCCGGAGCTGCCTGGGTACAAACCGGAACTGCCGATGAGCAATATAAACTTTATTTATATGGAAATGAATTGGTTGTACAATGCAAAGACGGTGGATTAAATTATATCGGATTTGGGTACCAGTTTTCACCAATAGATATTATGGATGCACCATTGGTTTCTGTAAAAATTAAATCTTCCTATGGTTATGTAATGCGCGTTGATCTTATTGACGCAAACGGCCGCAGAACAAACCAGATAGATACAAAACAAACGATTAAATCTGATGGTAAATACAATGATTATTTATTTGATTTTACAGGCCGGTTTTATCAGCAATACGGAACCAATAACGGTCCGGTAGATGCTACTCAGATTGTACGTATGGAATTTATTACAGATCCTAAAGGCAATTTAGGCGTTGGTCAGGGTTTTAACAAAAACTTTACCATGGATAGTGTAATGATTGGTACAAGAGCAAAATCAACCATTGTTACAGGAGCAAGAGGTATTAAATTAAATCAGATTGGTTTCTTTAAAGAAGGCCAGAAAAAAGCAGTTATCAATGGAGCATCCGCTGCAACATTTACAATAGTAAACGAAGCAAACACCGTTGTATATTCCGGAAATCTTTCAGCAACAGCAACATGGACGTATTCAGGAGAATCTGTACGTATAGCGGACTTCAGTAATTTTAAGACACCTGGAAAATATCGATTAATGGCACCGGGAATACCAAATGCATCCTATCCATTTGTTATTTCTAATACCCCGTTAAGCGCAATTTCTAAAGCCAGTGTTAAAGGATTTTATTATCAGCGTGCATCAACGGCATTGCCTGCAACATATGCGGGTATTTGGTCAAGAGCTGCCGGGCATCCGGATAATCAAGTAGAAATTCACAACTCGGCTGTTTCACCAGGAAGAGCTGCGGGATCTAAAATTTCTTCTCCACGAGGTTGGTACGATGCAGGTGACTACAATAAATACATTGTAAATTCAGGTATTTCAACATACACGCTATTGGCTGCATATGAGCATTTTTCAACCTACTATGATACACTTAATTTAAATATTCCCGAAAGTGCAAACTCCGTACCGGACGTTCTGGATGAGGCATTGTATAACATTCGCTGGATGTTAACCATGCAGGATCCATATGATGGCGGCGTGTATCATAAATTAACAAATGCTAATTTTGATGGGGACATTATGCCAAGTGCTGCTACTCAAAAAAGATATGTTGTACAGAAAAGCACTGGAGCAACATTAGATTTTGCAGCAGTTATGGCGCAGTCTGCCCGCATTTATTCTAAATTTCCAACACAATTACCCGGGCTGGCAGATTCTTGCATAAAAGCTGCTAAAAAAGCATATGATTGGGCAATTCTAAACCCAAATATTTTCTACGTACAGGAAAACTTAACGAGTCCTGCTATTACAACAGGTACGTATGATGACTGGAGTTTTGCGGATGAACAAAGCTGGGCGGCAGCAGAATTATTTACTACAACATTATCCTCTGAATATTACAACGATATTAATTTATCTTCCGGCGCAAGCATACCAGGCTGGCAGAATGTATACACGCTGGGTTTAATTTCCATGGCGCATAATCGTGTTGTATTAGGAGACAATTCAGATTCAACATTTATTAAAAATAAAATTGTAACCTTAGCAAATGTTTATAGAGATCATTTTGCTACAGGATCTGCATATGGTATAGCAATGGGCGCTAACGGAGGTTTTGGATGGGGAAGTAATTCTCAGGCAGCTAACCAATCTATGATTTTAATTCAGGCATTTAACTACACAAAAGACAGTTCTTATTTAAAAGCAGCGGTGTCAAATGTAGATTACATCTTAGGTAGAAATGGTGTGAATTATTGTTTTGTAACAGGTTCAGGAAGCCTTGGCGCAAACAGACCACATCATAGAGTGTCACAGGCAGATGGTATTGCACCAGCTGTACCGGGCTTATTGGTAGGCGGGCCGAATTCAGGTCAGCAGGATAATTGCCCTGGGTATCCATCTTCACAACCTGCCTTATCTTATGTAGACAGTGAATGTAGTTATTCAACAAATGAAATTGCTATTAACTGGAATGCACCGCTTGCTTATATTACTGGTGCGATACAAAGTATCTATGCAGGTATTGAACCCAGCAAACGTGATTACACCGTTGATACACCTACATCAACCAGAGATGCTATATTAAAAAATACATTCATTAATATTTATCCTAATCCGGCAGCATCAAGCATAACGGTTGTAAAACCGTTTGAGATAACTGCCAAACCTATTATTCTTGATCTTAACGGCAGAGAATATCCTGTAACCGGAGACTGGTCAACAACTGACATTCAACTTAATTTATCTGATTTGAAAGCAGGTATGTATCTTATCCGTTTACAAGGAGAGAATGGTGCAGCCGTTCAGAAATTCACTGTAATTAAGTAATTGATTTAACATATGTATAAAAAGTCCCGCCTGTAGCGGGACTTTTTTTTTACCCGAATTTTAAGATAAAACATCTGATGTTTTGTTGTTAGCCTTCAGTAGCCTATCTTCGGAAATTATATTTAAAACTAAACAGTTAACTTTTATGGCAGGTGGTAATGCTCCAGTAAATTATTCATCCAGTTCTCCGCTCGATCCAAATACAAAGTATACGTCTGCCATTGCGTTAATGGCAACACTATTCTTTATCATTGGTTTTATAACCGTACTGAATGATGTACTTATTCCAATTATGAAAAACGTCTTTGTATTTAAAGACAATGAAAATTGGAAATTACTGTTAATTCAATTCAGTTTCTTTATGGCATATGGCTTATTATCTATTCCGGGAGGAAATCTGATAAAACGTATTGGTTATAAAAAAGGAACAATCTGTTCATTATTCATTGTTGCATTTGGTTTATTATTATTCTATCCGGCTTCAGAATATGCTTCATACGGTTTGTTCTTATTAGCTTTATTTATTGTGGGAAGTGGATTCGCCATTCTTCAGGTTGCAATCAATCCCTACCTGATTGCGTTAGGTTCTCCGGAAACAGGAGCCGCGCGACTAAATTTGGGTGGTGCACTAAACTCAACGGCAACAGCTATCGGCCCAATTTTCGGTTCATTCTATTTACTTAATGAATGTTTAATGTCTGAAACCGAAACGCTTTCTACAACACGAACATTATATGTTGCCATTGCTCTATTGATTATTACCATTGCAACATTGATGATCTTTATGAAGCTTCCGAAACTTTCTATTGAAAATGATAAAGATGAAGTACTTTCAGGAAGCATTTTTGAATTCAGTCATTTGATATTTGGTGCAGGCGCAATCTTCTTTTACGTAGGTGCGGAAGTTGTAATCGGGAGCTTATTGGTGGTGTACTTAAAGTCAGACATCATGGGTAATATTCCTGAAAAATTTGCAGCCAGCTTAGTTGCCTATTACTGGGCAGGTGCTATGATCGGCCGATTTATGGGAAGCAAAATCACGCAAAAAATATCACCCAATAAAGCATTATCCTTTGTAGCTGTTGTTGCATTTGCACTGATTTTTTTAAGTATGACAGATTTTATGATTTCGAATTCTGTAACCGTTCCGGTAATAAATATGGGAGAAGATTGCAGCACATTGGAATTTTATTTCAACTTTAAATCATTAACCGTTCCGCTGGCAGCAATCTGTTTAATATTAATAGGTTTATTTAACGCGATTATGTGGCCAAGCATCTTCTCCTTGGGTATTGCGCGATTAGGTAAATATACAAGTAAAGGGTCTGGCTTAATGGTAACCATGGTAGCTGGCGGTGCATTGGTATCGTTGTTGCAAGGTATCTTAGCAGATCAGGTTGGTTACAGATACAGCTTTACCTTATGCCTGGTATGTTATGCTTATATCATCTTCTTTGCAATGAAAGGATATAAACCACATAAGGTTGCAGATAACGAGACGGGAGAAATTCTGTCTGCTTAATACATTGATTTCCATAAAAAAAAATCCCACGGTATAAATGCTGTGGGATTTTTTTTATGGGTAAAAACGTTGATTAAAAGAATACGTACATTTCAACTACAGCCATCATTTCTTGTAAGCATAGGCAGATTGTAGTATCTTTAAAATTATTTATAACAACACATGCGTTTGAAAGTCATCTCACTATTCGTTTTTGCAGCTTTATTTTTTGCCGGTTTTACAACCGAAATGAATTCTGATGGATTTCAGCAAGTGCTTGACAATACAAGCAATCCAACAGTTAAGAATCAGCTGGAACGTTTTCAGAAAGGCGGTATTGAAAAAACCGTTGACACCTCAGAATATTCTGCCAATGAGGTTATCGCTTATGCAAAAACATTTATCGGTACGCCGCACGTAATGGGAGGTGTAAGTAAAAAAGGAGTAGATTGCTCGGGTCTTATTATGGTAGCACATAAACAGGCTGGGGTTATATTGCCGCATTCTTCGCATGAACAAGGTAGATACGGAACCGTTATACCCAATGTAGATTCGCTGAAAAAAGGAGATCTGTTATTTTATTACAGCTCTTACAGCAGTAGTAATTTTATCACGCATGTGGGAATCTA
It encodes the following:
- a CDS encoding glycoside hydrolase family 9 protein, encoding MKKIGLFISIVFSSLLANAQTGTGDDFDRAGTGTTGMDAGAAWVQTGTADEQYKLYLYGNELVVQCKDGGLNYIGFGYQFSPIDIMDAPLVSVKIKSSYGYVMRVDLIDANGRRTNQIDTKQTIKSDGKYNDYLFDFTGRFYQQYGTNNGPVDATQIVRMEFITDPKGNLGVGQGFNKNFTMDSVMIGTRAKSTIVTGARGIKLNQIGFFKEGQKKAVINGASAATFTIVNEANTVVYSGNLSATATWTYSGESVRIADFSNFKTPGKYRLMAPGIPNASYPFVISNTPLSAISKASVKGFYYQRASTALPATYAGIWSRAAGHPDNQVEIHNSAVSPGRAAGSKISSPRGWYDAGDYNKYIVNSGISTYTLLAAYEHFSTYYDTLNLNIPESANSVPDVLDEALYNIRWMLTMQDPYDGGVYHKLTNANFDGDIMPSAATQKRYVVQKSTGATLDFAAVMAQSARIYSKFPTQLPGLADSCIKAAKKAYDWAILNPNIFYVQENLTSPAITTGTYDDWSFADEQSWAAAELFTTTLSSEYYNDINLSSGASIPGWQNVYTLGLISMAHNRVVLGDNSDSTFIKNKIVTLANVYRDHFATGSAYGIAMGANGGFGWGSNSQAANQSMILIQAFNYTKDSSYLKAAVSNVDYILGRNGVNYCFVTGSGSLGANRPHHRVSQADGIAPAVPGLLVGGPNSGQQDNCPGYPSSQPALSYVDSECSYSTNEIAINWNAPLAYITGAIQSIYAGIEPSKRDYTVDTPTSTRDAILKNTFINIYPNPAASSITVVKPFEITAKPIILDLNGREYPVTGDWSTTDIQLNLSDLKAGMYLIRLQGENGAAVQKFTVIK
- a CDS encoding sugar MFS transporter produces the protein MAGGNAPVNYSSSSPLDPNTKYTSAIALMATLFFIIGFITVLNDVLIPIMKNVFVFKDNENWKLLLIQFSFFMAYGLLSIPGGNLIKRIGYKKGTICSLFIVAFGLLLFYPASEYASYGLFLLALFIVGSGFAILQVAINPYLIALGSPETGAARLNLGGALNSTATAIGPIFGSFYLLNECLMSETETLSTTRTLYVAIALLIITIATLMIFMKLPKLSIENDKDEVLSGSIFEFSHLIFGAGAIFFYVGAEVVIGSLLVVYLKSDIMGNIPEKFAASLVAYYWAGAMIGRFMGSKITQKISPNKALSFVAVVAFALIFLSMTDFMISNSVTVPVINMGEDCSTLEFYFNFKSLTVPLAAICLILIGLFNAIMWPSIFSLGIARLGKYTSKGSGLMVTMVAGGALVSLLQGILADQVGYRYSFTLCLVCYAYIIFFAMKGYKPHKVADNETGEILSA
- a CDS encoding C40 family peptidase — translated: MRLKVISLFVFAALFFAGFTTEMNSDGFQQVLDNTSNPTVKNQLERFQKGGIEKTVDTSEYSANEVIAYAKTFIGTPHVMGGVSKKGVDCSGLIMVAHKQAGVILPHSSHEQGRYGTVIPNVDSLKKGDLLFYYSSYSSSNFITHVGIYLGDGTFIHASNRSGVIITNTSDSYWKEKYLFATRFKN
- a CDS encoding 7TM diverse intracellular signaling domain-containing protein — encoded protein: MSTDVYSFIDTTNNLSFQDIISGKYDSAFKKTAKDAFYTSKLNVNYWLMFRLKNVNATKNWLVEFPDPHISKIIFYRKLPDGSFEKTLASGFDYPFSNKEFNHKNFVFNVRTPKDSIETFYAVINSNNTSSLSVFVRETTFFSGYALREYVLLGFFYGVLLIMAIYNLFLYFNTKDLVYLFYVFYTLCCALNSFSEDGLGFQYIWPNLPVINSWVMLGTPPLLVTAFMIYSYSFLKITQFSSKFSYLIIIFYFLYIIFYVVEKFVSGTRVFYPFVYLIPFILIYLVSFQIYLKGEKYARFFILAYTMIIISFVIFVLRMFDLVPVTLFTVYSFNFGFLIEVVILSIALGDRIRIERHHRELLQYQAINQLKENESLKNTLISELKEKEVILDRVNKELETKVAIRTQDLQKKTDELSIFNSNLSKLVEDLNQMNIKLDVDNWQLKQKVQEEVKARLSDEELSTDKFKELFPDEAACLRYLENIKWENGFVCKRCGHDRYISHTSPFTRKCTSCKHVESVTADTLFHGIRIPMDKAFYIVYDTIRSGKSKTLEELSDLLGLNKNTIWAFRKKIQAAYDYLKTKSKGGVVKWDELLSN